One Nicotiana sylvestris chromosome 12, ASM39365v2, whole genome shotgun sequence genomic window carries:
- the LOC104229747 gene encoding uncharacterized protein isoform X6 — protein sequence MVRGRDACWEHCLLGDATRQKVRCNYCRREFSGGVYRMKFHLAQIKNKDIIPCAEVPNEVRDHIRSILNTPKKQKNPKKPKLDQAANYQQRSSSASGGVHPLRGFSGENGSPCPSIMFARHSPSSQPAIDDVQKQKQDNADKKIAAFFYHNAIPFTAAKSLYYQEMVDAILECEVGYKAPCAENLGGHLLEKVKVDINDSYKRLKDEWKETGCTILCDCWSDGKAKSLVVLSVACAKGTLFLRSVDVSDHADDPHYLFGLLESVVLEIGMKNVVQVITDSSASYVYAGRLLTDKYPSVFWSPCASHCINKMLEDFSKHEWVNVVLDEANTITKYIYGNDWILDMMRKFSGGEEFVRPRITKHVANFLSLRALVTQEDNLKHMFSRAEWLSSIYSRHPDVQAIKSLLCLERFWRSAREAVTVSEPLLKLLRIMDGDMPAMAYMYDGVERAKMSIKAFYKDIEENYAPVWDIIDRRWSMLLQSPLHAAAAFLNPSIFYNPSFKIDSRIRNGFQEAMMKMASEDKNNIEITKEHPIYINAQGALGTDFAIKGRTLNAPADWWMCYGYEIPSLQRAAIRILSQPCSLHWCRWNWSTFDSVHSKRRDRLELDRFDDLVYVHCNLWLQAIVRSKDGKCKPINFDEIDVGAEWPTEAEVACTFLDDSWLHTPPIEVREW from the exons ATGGTTAGAGGAAGAGATGCCTGTTGGGAACACTGTCTCCTTGGTGATGCTACAAGACAGAAGGTAAGATGTAACTACTGTCGGCGGGAGTTCAGTGGAGGAGTTTACAGAATGAAGTTTCATTTGGCTCAAATTAAAAACAAAGACATAATTCCATGTGCTGAGGTCCCGAATGAGGTGAGAGACCACATTAGAAGCATTTTAAACACTCCGAAGAAACAGAAAAATCCTAAGAAACCAAAGCTGGATCAAGCTGCCAATTATCAGCAAAGAAGCTCTTCAGCTAGTGGTGGAGTCCATCCTCTTCGTGGATTTAGTGGAGAGAATGGTAGCCCTTGTCCTTCTATTATGTTTGCGCGCCATTCTCCGAGTTCACAGCCAGCAATTGATGATGTTCAAAAGCAAAAACAGGACAATGCTGATAAGAAGATTGCTGCGTTTTTCTACCACAATGCAATACCTTTTACAGCTGCAAAGTCCTTGTACTATCAGGAAATGGTGGACGCGATTCTTGAGTGCGAAGTAGGGTATAAAGCTCCATGTGCTGAAAATTTGGGCGGTCATCTTTTGGAAAAAGTCAAAGTCGATATTAACGACAGTTACAAGAGATTAAAGGATGAATGGAAAGAAACGGGCTGTACAATCCTGTGTGATTGCTGGTCCGATGGAAAGGCTAAATCCCTTGTGGTACTTTCTGTGGCATGTGCCAAAGGGACATTGTTCCTTAGGTCTGTAGACGTATCTGATCACGCAGATGATCCTCATTATTTATTTGGGTTGCTTGAATCAGTTGTTCTGGAAATTGGCATGAAAAATGTTGTCCAAGTTATTACTGATAGTTCTGCTAGTTACGTATATGCGGGAAGGCTTCTGACAGACAAGTACCCTTCGGTTTTCTGGTCTCCGTGCGCTTCACATTGTATCAATAAAATGTTGGAGGATTTTAGCAAACATGAGTGGGTGAATGTTGTTCTTGACGAGGCAAATACTATCACAAAGTACATATATGGTAATGACTGGATTCTAGATATGATGAGAAAATTTTCAGGTGGAGAGGAGTTCGTTCGACCAAGAATCACAAAACATGTGGCTAATTTCCTTTCCTTAAGGGCCCTTGTGACCCAAGAGGATAATTTAAAACACATGTTTTCTCGTGCCGAGTGGTTGTCATCTATATATAGTAGGCACCCCGACGTCCAGGCCATAAAGTCATTGTTGTGCCTTGAAAGATTCTGGAGATCTGCACGTGAAGCTGTCACGGTGTCCGAACCATTACTTAAACTGTTAAGGATCATGGATGGAGACATGCCTGCTATGGCATATATGTATGACGGAGTGGAAAGAGCAAAGATGTCCATCAAAGCATTCTATAAGGATATTGAGGAAAACTATGCGCCGGTTTGGGATATAATTGACAGGAGATGGAGCATGCTTCTTCAATCCCCATTACATGCAGCAGCAGCATTCCTTAATCCTTCCATTTTCTACAACCCAAGCTTTAAGATTGATTCAAGGATCAGGAACGGTTTTCAAGAGGCCATGATGAAAATGGCTTCCGAGGATAAAAATAATATAGAAATTACTAAAGAACATCCCATATACATAAATGCTCAAGGTGCTCTAGGGACTGATTTTGCAATAAAGGGAAGGACACTGAATGCCCCAG CTGATTGGTGGATGTGTTATGGTTACGAAATTCCAAGTCTACAGAGAGCTGCTATACGGATTTTGAGTCAACCTTGCAGTCTGCACTGGTGTAGATGGAACTGGAGCACTTTTGATAGCGTTCATAGCAAAAGACGGGACAGGTTGGAGCTTGATAGATTTGACGATCTTGTTTATGTGCACTGCAATCTCTGGTTACAGGCAATTGTAAGAAGTAAAGATGGCAAATGTAAACCAATCAATTTTGACGAAATAGATGTCGGCGCTGAATGGCCTACTGAAGCTGAAGTTGCATGCACTTTCTTGGATGATTCCTGGTTGCACACTCCACCCATTGAAGTCAGAG AATGGTAA